The segment ggCCTCAAAGCCCCCCACCCTCTTGCACACACAGGCCCCAGTAAAGcattaacccaccccaccccatctccccatttattccagcaggaagcatcagcatccaccacccaccaagcaggcATTAGCAAAGAGcccatgatctgcagtccaacaaaaaactacagcactttgacatgccacaggttctctctctcattATGCCTCCATGCATATTTTTTGTCATATATATATTTCATTTATATCAGTAAAACTATGATACTTAAGTTTATCAAGATATTTTTAAATTGTAGTTATCCTTTTCAGCTTGTTCAGAATGTAAGATACACCAGCAAAGAACTCTCATATGCACCAAAGCTTATAATTTCACTTTTACATTTCTTATGTTACATATGAGGTTTAACAATACTATTTAGAAATGATATtatttttcaattgtctttttaaaagaATATTAATAATCTTTGGTCAAGTTTTTTTAAATGGTGCATTTATTTTAACCTGTCTGTTTTACTCTTATTAAcagtaaaacattgaatgtgtgtgaATAGTCAACAGGACTCATGCCTTTTCTCTTAAAATGTAATTATTATTGTCACTAATTCATTCATCATTGATAATCTGTACTCAAAATTAACATGGCACACAAGCAAATTTTTTAGAAGATTATCAACATTTGGTACATGATTTCTCAAAAAGATTTTCCACCCTTGGCCAGAAATATGCCAAATTTGAAAATCATGTCTTGCTTATTATCATCTGATAAATACTGACTGAAGCAGGGATTGGATGCTTGATTGTAGGGTAATAAATAGATCGTATTAGCCTGAATATGCTGTCGTTTATATAGGTGGTGATCCCTTGTACTCTGAACCCTGGCTACAATCAGTGAGTCTGAACAGAAGGATTGTCAAGAATGGGTTTCATCGGTAAGGATTGAAAGGATGTAGATATTGTTAAATGTCCTTGCTGTACAGCTAATGTGTGCTCACATGCCATGTTTTGATCACACTTATGCTTGTAAAACTGAAAAATTATGTTGGGTAATCAAACATAATTTCAAGGCCTATAACTCTAAAGAGGAGTGTACCTCAGTTTCTCAATAGAATAAGCCAATGAGTTTTACAGTTTGATGTTAAATAAGACTTGTTTGGTGGAATCCCAaagctcctcccccccccccccacacacacatacaagcaGCAGTAAAGCATCAGCCTTCATCCCGCCCCACCCACACTTCatcaaaaagcatcagcacccaccacccactaagcaagcaatagcaaagcccccaaagagagactaCGATCTGTAGTACAACAAAAACAAATCGTTTACCCTGGCAATTCAACATGGcacaagctctctctctccctaataaaggggtaGAGAGGTGtcacacagcgagaggggagactgaCAAACATGggtggaaactggaacacccaggaaGGAACTCACATGGAGAACATACACCAAGTTACCATTTTCTACGAGATTATGGACTTCCTGTGGATACCACTCAGACTTTCCTCTTTGTGTCTGATACAAACATACTCTTTCCAGCCTGGAATATGAATGATTATACAATATGTTCAATAAAgccatgaaaagtacaattgtttgtgtgtaatTAGTTTAGGCaggttgtgtttgtctattattgtgacttaggtgaagatcagaccacattttatgagtagttAATGCAGAAAGCCAGATAATTGCAAAGAGTTCACAGACTTTTTCTTGCAGCTGACTGGTTCCACAATGTGTACGTGCACCTGTGATGGGGTCCGAGGAAAGCTTCATGAGTACACAGATAGCAAATCTGTAGGTTACAAAAATCACttttacaaactccacacagacaacaacGGAGTTCAGGATCAAAACCTGGTTGCTGGAGCTGTGATCCATTATACCACCCTTCAGGACTTCCTGACACCTGGAAAGTTGTTCTATAAATCTGTTTTTTAGTGGGCTCTGCACTAGTATTTGAAGACTTATAGTATTTGTAGTTAAGACTAAAACTAAAATGTACTTGACATTGGATCCAGCATACCTTTTAAGCAGTGGGAAAAAGAGCCAAAGGATGTTCTGGAATGTAAATTCTTCCAGGAAAGAACACCTTAATAATGACCTCCTCAGCTCAAAATCCATCCTAAAACACTTTTCACCTTCATGGGATTGTTTAGCCTACATGTGTGAGACTTGATTAATACAAAGTAACACTTTCAAAGTTCCCACTCCCTTTTTATATGCACTGAGCTATAAAAAAAGACAGAACAAGAAGTAGAACATAAAAAAGTTTGATGCACTATTATGTTTAATAAGAATAGGGGCATGTGTTGTTGAATAGTTAAGTCTTATTAAAGTATTTGATTTCTTGTTTATAGGGAGCTACTGATAGATGTTAAGCTTAATGAAGGTGCTCACCCTGACTGCTGCATTATGATTAAGGAGCAATTGCCCCAAGGACTTTATGTAGATCCATATGAGCTTGCATCACTGCGTGAACACAGCAATGCAAAGGTATGAGAATTGTAATCTTTCTGTCAGTACCAAGGGCATAAGTAGAAGTATTGTGACTGCTTAGTTATTTTTATACATGTTACCCTTATGATAGAGAGTGGAGTATGTTCTAAGACTATTAACAATACAGTTTATTGTTATGTGCAACATTATTATAGTGTATGTAAATCAAAACTATTGTCATTGTTGTGAAAGATCAGGCTCTGCATATACAAATTTGTTACCACAGTTccatcaataatttcagagaaATAACAGATTTCAACAATGTAGCTTACAATTGATATGAAACTAAGATAACATTTATGTTCAAATATTTTCAATTACCTTTGCAAAGGCTGCCTTGCAAATGTGCAGTAGAGCACTTCACAAGGCAATTTTGCAGCTATTAAAATATCCTGAATGCTTGATATTAGAGAAAGAAATATGtaaaatgctaaaaaaaaaaattcccagcaggtcagccagcatctgagGAAAGGGAAACATTGTTAATGGGTCAGGTTAGTGGAAGTTAAAACAGCGCTATTTGGCTTTGGGGCATACGGGTCAGTAGGTAAGTTGGTCACGTGGATGTAATTCGGCAGTGTTGGAAAACAGTTACCGTGccgcatctctaaataaattaaatgcATAAATATATTCATGGAAGAGTTTGAATGTAATTGGCACGTAGTCAAACTGTGAAATAGAGAAGTGAAATGAGAAACATGATTGCTGCTAGTGGATGTTCTGATTGATAAGTGGTTTTATATAAGTTATCCCTCAGGATTGAGTATGAATAGCTTCCACTGCTGTTCTAtgggttctgaggtgactgatgagaTCAATGTGGGACCCGCAGGCTGAGAGGATGTGTTGTTTGGTAATGTGAGAGGTGGTGTGCTTCTTCTACCAATTCTGCTTAGTTTTCATGTGCTTTTatggaacataaaacatagaacaaaatggcacaggaacaggccttgcagcccatcgtgtctgtgctgaccatgatgccagtTCATGTGTCTCTCTAAATTCTTCTTAAATATTGGTGTTGTATCTCTCTTCATCACATTCCCTGATAGAGTTTTCAAGACACTTACTACttactctctgtgtttaaaaaaaaacctgcctcACAAATCTCCTTCATATATTCCCCTAACCTTAAAATTACACCCTctatatttgacatttccacccaggAGAAAGATTTTGACCATCCaccctgtctatacctctcataattttgtaattgTGTCCCCTTAGCCTCCAATGCCCCAGCAAAACAACCCAactttctccaacttctgctTTTGTTAGTATTGTCTAATCTAAGCAGCATGCTGCAGAAttccttctgcaccctttccaaagcctccatatctttcctgtaatggggcaaccagaattgcacacaatacttcaaatacttcagaggaggaggagaagatggcggcgcgatgcagcgcgcgcagcctctccggtgatgaatatctgtaatctgtcaagaaGGAGGccgtgtacaatcctgatttgatggaggcagacgtgagagcatggaggaacatctggtgaaacttctgaaatgcctgcttcactgccactgctgctgtgagatctgaaatctccggaggggaaggccccgaatcctcatcTTTCGAGCAATATTCACTTGGATGTTAAACAGCAGCATTTGCTATTGTTTGTTTTTAGTTAGCAGTGGTGGTTATTAATGTTTTGTGATTGCTGTACAGGTATTTGTTCAGAAGGAGATCGATATTGAAGCTCCAGCATACTTATCATCTGTGCACACCATTATCATCTACCTTAATCCTAACCCTAGCAACCCTGGACATTTCGTTGGCACAGTCCCAGTTCATATACGGTACCATCGACCAACTGCTACAGAGGAAACCAATACACTGGTGATCCTTACGCATCCACACTTGATGATTCACTGCCAAAGAGGTAACAAATAAACAAGGATGAATGTTGTTAGGTTTTTTTTcctggtaccggaggattggagggaggcgaatgttgtccccttgttcaaaaaaggtagtagggatagtccgggtaattatagaccagtgagccttacatctgtggtgggaaagattcttagaaataggatctctgggcacttagagaatcatggtctgatcagggacagtcagcatggcttcgtgaagggcagatcgtgactaacaagcctgatagagttctttgaggaggtgaccaggcatataaatgagggtagtgcagcagatgtgatctgtatggatttttgtaaggcatttgacaaggtttcacatggtaggcttattcagaaagtcagaaagcatgggatccagggaagtttggctaggtggattcagaattggcttgcctacagaaggcagagggtcgtggtggaaggagtacattcagattggaggattgtgactagtggtgtcccacaaggatctgttctgggacctctacttttcatgatttttattaacgacctggatgtggggggtagaagggtgggttggcaagtttgcagatgactcaaaggttggtggtgttgtagatagtgtagaggattgtcaaagattgcagagaaacattgataggatgcagaagtgggctgagaagtggcagatggagttcaacctggagaagtgtgaggtggtacactttggaaggacaaactccaaggcagagtacaaagtaaatggcaggatacttggtagtgtggaggagcagagggatctgggggtacatgtccacagatccctgaaagttgccttacaggtggatagggtagttaagaaagcttatggggtgttagctttcataagtcgagggatagagtttaagagtcgcgatgtaatgatgcagttctataaaactctggttaggccacacttggagtactgtgtccagttctggtcacctcactataggaaggatgtggaagcattggaaagggtacagaggagatttaccaggatgctgcctggtttagagagtatgcattatgatcagagattaaaggagctagggctttactctttggagagaaggaggatgagaggagacatgatagaggtgtacaagataataagaggaatagatagagtgaatagccagcgcctcttccccagggcaccactgctcaatacaaggggacatggctttaaggtaaggggtgggaagttcaagggggatattagaggaaggttttttactcagagcgtggttggtgtgtggaatgcactgcctgagtcagtggtggaggcagatacactcgtgaagtttaaggggctactagacaggtatatggaggaatttaaggtggggggttatatgggaggcagggtttgagggtcggcacaacattgtgggccgaagggcctgtactgtgctctactgttctatgtttgaaaTATCTGTGAGCTTGATGTTAAATTACTGATCAATTGAGAG is part of the Mobula birostris isolate sMobBir1 chromosome 4, sMobBir1.hap1, whole genome shotgun sequence genome and harbors:
- the pigx gene encoding phosphatidylinositol-glycan biosynthesis class X protein isoform X1; the encoded protein is MMHFEILNGLVYTSVFGPVGFAFALLIFVSEQWIFSDTNGGDPLYSEPWLQSVSLNRRIVKNGFHRELLIDVKLNEGAHPDCCIMIKEQLPQGLYVDPYELASLREHSNAKVFVQKEIDIEAPAYLSSVHTIIIYLNPNPSNPGHFVGTVPVHIRYHRPTATEETNTLVILTHPHLMIHCQRDNPVQARWNLSESEDGCSVSNPSAYQWVNITYQNVVEILTLEVPVGQKKHTLVVTAATLLSTILCCSLLFRVVWVYGQFES
- the pigx gene encoding phosphatidylinositol-glycan biosynthesis class X protein isoform X3 encodes the protein MGRLCAAFLLLSGCVCLGVARGGDPLYSEPWLQSVSLNRRIVKNGFHRELLIDVKLNEGAHPDCCIMIKEQLPQGLYVDPYELASLREHSNAKVFVQKEIDIEAPAYLSSVHTIIIYLNPNPSNPGHFVGTVPVHIRYHRPTATEETNTLVILTHPHLMIHCQRDNPVQARWNLSESEDGCSVSNPSAYQWVNITYQNVVEILTLEVPVGQKKHTLVVTAATLLSTILCCSLLFRVVWVYGQFES
- the pigx gene encoding phosphatidylinositol-glycan biosynthesis class X protein isoform X2, which encodes MNLRAEGYPGTVRVPLRLHLEYCGGDPLYSEPWLQSVSLNRRIVKNGFHRELLIDVKLNEGAHPDCCIMIKEQLPQGLYVDPYELASLREHSNAKVFVQKEIDIEAPAYLSSVHTIIIYLNPNPSNPGHFVGTVPVHIRYHRPTATEETNTLVILTHPHLMIHCQRDNPVQARWNLSESEDGCSVSNPSAYQWVNITYQNVVEILTLEVPVGQKKHTLVVTAATLLSTILCCSLLFRVVWVYGQFES